A genomic window from Salvelinus namaycush isolate Seneca chromosome 21, SaNama_1.0, whole genome shotgun sequence includes:
- the LOC120065900 gene encoding dynein regulatory complex subunit 6-like: MPFCTPLLYCTVISLFVARLSTRNRIRALHDGAFSGFEGLISLDLQQNRISVLEEGVFLGLTRLATLLLQHNRLGTLSEEALIPMPALRYLRLHDNPWTCRCTLDSLVRTLQVPSNHNLGNHGRWVGLEHVTGFNKCVPYDVSECRNLQELNLSECFNIKVSNGQVYSRDEMVCMILEGCPTLLYLNLSFSYVANGTLRELSRSCLNLQFLSLACCHRFTDKGLQYLASGKGCHKLIHLDLSGCTQISVEGFRYIAAGCPQLQQIVFNDLPTLSDSCVLELASKCHSLSAISLWDTPHLSDSAFKAIAEVANLTKFSVDGNSRMSDISWRALCRSSPGLTRLHAADCPRMTDSSLKSMGTLKNLVYLNISHCSRVSDMGLRYLTEGPSASKLRELNLSNCSRINDLAIMRVAQKCSKLNHLSVSYCDNLSNSGLEWLSSCSSLLSLDISGCNIMDQGLIALGGNPGLKKLVASECLWITDIGIEQKFCRQARGLEYMDVSHCVALSDQAIKALSFYCRTIVTLRMPGCPKMTDLAVQYLTVGRHFLRELDVSGCVLLTDRTPRFLQTGCPQLNTINMVYCRGISKQAALRLQPCVEKWEHSNDDAPYWFGYDSLGQLLQPIGRPDKIQDTWEEEEPTPRNNKKRNLIKACGEDYEYTA; this comes from the exons atgccgttctgcacaccactgttgtactgcaccgtTATTAGCCTGTTTGTGGCTCGCCT GAGCACTCGTAACCGTATCCGTGCCCTCCACGACGGGGCCTTCTCTGGCTTCGAGGGCTTGATAAGTCTGGACCTGCAGCAGAACCGAATCTCAGTGTTGGAGGAGGGTGTGTTCCTGGGCCTGACCCGCCTCGCCACCCTCCTGCTGCAGCACAACCGTCTGGGCACGCTCAGCGAGGAGGCGCTCATCCCCATGCCAGCCCTGCGCTACCTGCGTCTCCATGACAACCCCTGGACTTGCCGCTGCACACTCGACAGTCTGGTTCGCACCCTGCAGGTGCCCAGCAACCATAATCTGGGGAACCACGGCAGGTGGGTGGGACTGGAACATGTCACAGGGTTCAACAAATGTGTCCCATATGACGTCA GTGAATGCAGAAACCTACAGGAGCTGAACCTGTCAGAGTGTTTCAACATTAAAGTGAGTAATGGCCAGGTCTACTCACGG GATGAGATGGTGTGTATGATTCTAGAAGGCTGCCCCACTCTGCTCTACCTGAACCTGTCCTTCTCATATGTGGCCAACGGGACTCTCAGAGAGCTCTCCAG GAGCTGTCTGAACCTGCAGTTCCTGAGTCTAGCATGCTGCCATAGGTTCACTGATAAAGGCTTACAGTACCTGGCCTCAGGGAAGGGCTGCCACAAGCTCATCCACCTTGACCTCTCTGGCTGCACTCAG ATCTCAGTGGAAGGTTTCAGGTACATAGCAGCGGGCTGCCCTCAGCTCCAGCAGATAGTCTTCAATGACCTGCCTACTCTGTCAGACAGCTGTGTGCTG GAGCTGGCCTCTAAGTGTCACTCTCTGTCTGCCATCTCCCTATGGGACACGCCCCATCTCTCAGACTCCGCCTTCAAAGCCATCGCTGAGGTGGCCAACCTCACCAAGTTCAGTGTTgatg GTAACAGTCGTATGTCAGACATCAGTTGGAGGGCTCTGTGTCGTAGCTCTCCAGGCCTTACGAGACTCCATGCTGCTGACTGCCCTAGAATGACTGACTCCAGCCTAAAGTCTATGGGCACCCTCAAAAACCTGGTCTACCTCAACATCTCACACtgcagcag GGTGAGTGACATGGGGCTGCGGTACCTGACTGAGGGGCCTTCTGCCTCTAAACTGAGGGAGCTGAATCTGAGCAACTGCAGCCGCATCAACGACTTAGCTATCATGAGGGTGGCTCAAAA gtgcagtaagcTGAACCACCTGAGTGTGTCTTACTGTGATAACCTGTCTAATTCTGGTCTGGAGTGGCTCAGTagctgttcctctctcctctctctggacaTCAGTGGCTGCAACATCATGGACCAG GGGCTGATTGCTCTAGGTGGGAACCCTGGCCTGAAGAAGCTGGTTGCCTCTGAGTGTTTATGGATCACTGACATTGGCATAGAG CAGAAGTTCTGCAGGCAGGCGAGAGGTCTGGAGTATATGGACGTGTCTCACTGTGTAGCTCTATCTGACCAGGCCATCAAGGCTCTGTCCTTCTACTGCAGGACTATAGTCACATTACGCATGCCTGGCTGCCCAAag ATGACAGACCTGGCGGTACAGTACCTGACAGTAGGGCGTCActtcctgagagagctggatgtGAGTGGCTGTGTTCTGCTGACCGATCGCACACCACGCTTCCTACAGACAGGCTGCCCACAGCTCAACACCATCAACATGGTCTACTGCAGGGGAATATCCAA gCAGGCGGCTCTGAGGCTCCAGCCCTGTGTTGAGAAGTGGGAGCACAGTAACGATGATGCCCCCTACTGGTTCGGCTATGACAGTCTTGGCCAGCTGCTACAGCCAATCGGACGACCCGACAAGATCCAGGACACCTGGGAGGAAGAGGAGCCAAcaccaagaaacaacaaaaaGAGGAATTTGATAAAGGCCTGTGGAGAGGACTATGAATACAcagcatga